The Microplitis mediator isolate UGA2020A chromosome 10, iyMicMedi2.1, whole genome shotgun sequence genomic sequence tagccAGTTGAATTATTATCCAATATAAGACCTTGGATATTATTaattggatttttaaaaaataatcaatatgtgtggttataaatttattaaattatgtatttaattgtGTAGACGTACATATACATTTAACACTGATTGATTAATAATAtgttgaggaaaaaaaaaaaatataattataaaatttatccttGAACGAATAGAAAGTCAGATACTCAATGAATCATTGATAACTATTGTCTATACTACGTAttgctaaataattaaattttgttaattaattataattattagagTAGTCTGAGGATGGCATTTCCACCACTGGTCAGTTCAACACCTCCACCTCTTGATAATTATCGCGAGAGTGATGATGATGAGTTTGGTGACTACGCAGCTGGAGGTCTTGATGGTTAGTACTGGTTctctaatttttcttttatttattattaacaatgaatttgaattatattaaatataattttcaggATCATCAACAACCTCTGAGTCACCTAGAAAATTACTTACTCCAATTCAAACTCCAACTCCATCAATGACAGCGTCTCCGAGGATCAATGGAACTGGAGATTATTCACTAGCTGTTGATGTATTGACACGTGAAGATGGTAATGAtgatggtggtggtggtggtggtgttCTCAGATCTCGGATTGATGAGGATATTATCACTGTAGAAAAAACAGATGACACAGTGAGCAGTATAAAGCTAAATATTAGGACGTGTAGTggtagtttaaataataataataataaatcggattttataaaaaatagagaTATTAATATAGATGATATTTCACGggataaaagtgataaaaattcggGTTATGAAAGCAATATATGTAGCACAAACGATATTTGTAATCAAGGAAATTTAGATAAGACAAATTTATTACCTATTAATGTTAATGGTGATGtagtaaatagtaataatagtagtttagctgaaagtTTGAAGACTGCAAGTGATAGAGATGATTCGCTAAATAATATTGAGGCTACTGATGATCACGAGCCATTGAGTTTGATACTAGATGATCCTACAGTTGACAGTGATTCACATCAAGACTTGGACAATGATTTTTATGACTatgataattacaataattcatTGGAGTGTGACAGTCCTCGTCCAAATGATAATCCAGATTCAGGATTAAATTCACCCAAGCatgagatttttaaaaataataatgtcagTGACAAGGAAATTGTTGAGGTGACAaagctgaaaaattttgagagtACAATTAATAGTCCAGAGAATAATGAGTCAATTAAAGTTGATGATAATCAAGGTGAAAAGGTTGATGacttttttaaagatatctcttcggatttttcaagttttctTATTGCTCATGGGAATAATAAAGACTATGTCAATAATTTTACGATATCGGATATCGATCATGATATTGAAGAATCAGAAAATAATCACactgatgataaaataaagaGTTCAAATGATTTtagtgattttaatttttattttgataaaaatattttatctacgcatagtaataataatagtaattccTGTATTAATAACATACAAGATAATGTTATTGATGTTGACATTCCACCGTTGGAGAATCATGATATCAATGTTAatgatgattatgatgatgatgatgaatttGGTGATTTTAGTGACTTTAATAATACAGTAGTCAATAtggaaaataatcaaaatgatgataaagattcgattaaaaaaaatgatactgatgaaaatttagaaaaattaaacattaatgaTAGTAGTGATAATAATGActgtgattttaaaaatttcatagattaTCAGTGTACAGATAAAAACCAAACCAGTGAATTAAATGTATTAGAaccgaaaaatattatatCGGAAGGGATTTCAGAACCAAGTCCACTGCCACTTAAAATAACGCCGAGTTATGAAACGAATAATGATTATGATGATTTTTCGACTTATGAACCATTCAAAAGTGCCACCACAGCAACTAAAATCATTCCCAGTGGCAGTCAACTATCGCCAGAACACAATAAACCAACGGTAGATACAGAAACACAAGAAATATCAACAGTTACAGAATGTAAAAAACAggatgacgatgatgatgtTCATGATGATGATTTTGGAGATTTTGCTGATTTTTCCAGTGGACCAGCAGCTGAAATACAAGAATGGACGCCAAATGTCCAAGAACCAGTCGCTTCCAATCTAGATGACGATGACTTTGATGACTTTTGCAGTAATTCTGCGATTGTAGAAACacatgaaataaatataagagaaTCTATAAGTCGAATAGATAATAAAAACGTGAGTTTagttgcattttttttttcttagtaatACGCGATGTAGAGTTTCAAgccatcatttttttacttaatcatCTTTAGAATAAATGCTTgagtagtttaattttttttttttttttcaagtatcgTAAAGTTTATGGTATTTTTCAGGCTGCTAATAAAATAGAGGACATAATAGCAAATATGTTTCCTAATACTCCAGAAATTCCAGAGATTGATATAAAATCATTGATTGAGGAAACTGATGACTTGTGGCAGTCACTCAAGCGCATTGAAGAGACAAATGCTCTATCTTATCAATGGACTAATAGCGTCAGTAATAATGTTCTTCTTGGTTCCCTTGGTATTGATTCTCGTAATATCGtgagttgttttttttttttttttttttattaaataattcattgaaTTATCGATCCAGTCTGAagaatgtaataaatattttaacagcTATTTGGACCTCGTTGGAATCCAAACATTCCAAGATTCGCGGCAAATTTGGGATATGCGCCTTTAGAACCTACAAGAGCTTCTTCCGAAGCACAACAAGCATCAACTTCTAGCACtaataaacaacaaaattcTACCACTAGTGatgtaaatattatcatcgctcattaataattataatatacatgTACATCCTTTTTTAtccaacaataataattttttttaatttttacaggaAGTACCAGCAGCTCAATTTGACTGGAACAGTTCTGGCCTAGTCAATCCTCTTGATGCAAgtgagtatttatttataaattaattttaatttttaacaatgtctaatgataaatattttgttattgattTAATACCATCCAATTTCCTATTTCCTCGCTTATcctttgctttttttttattgttgtctcttttttatttttcacttgtGTGAtttggcacaaaaaaaaaaaaaattcaataaaataaaataataatcacgaTGAAACGGCTTACCAGGTGGTGGTCTTTCGTCACTGTTATCCCTAGACTTGTTGTATCCTTTTGATCCTCTGTTAACTCCACATTATTCCGCACATTCCGAATCCTATCACCATCACGCTGCTTGTAACAGGAGCTCCATATACTTCAGTAAGTGTTTAAGCTAATAGTCCttgcaccaaaaaatttatttttaatattttttgtttagtattatatttattttcttaaaatgcaatagttatttatttgtttgtttaatgTATGGAATTAGGTAATGGTAATAATTTACATGAGCAAgaagaaaattattcaaaaacacGGTCATCAGAGTTGATAGAAAATGAACTAATGAAGCCCGTGAGACAATCGCAGTTGTCTAAAATAATCGAACCACTACCAGGACCTAGTACAgttgaatggaaaaaaaaacaagatagTTTTGATGgtgtcacaaaaaaaattgtcaatcaAAAACCACgaacgaataaaattaatcaacaaGTACCAGTAACTGGTACCATAAGCAAAATTGACGTGAGATccgaatcaataaaaatagacTCAGCAAAAGAATATAGCCATCGTAAATCAGGAGGGATTAAACGTGATAATTTTGTTGAGCAACATACAGTAATGGATCGTTATGGAAGACCAATGGTTGTTCAAGCGGAAACAGTACGAGTGTTAAAACAATTGCCAGATTTATCATTTCTTAGTGCAAGAACGCTACTATTTAATCCTGAACAAAAACAAATTGTTCAGGATCTTGGTGCAATGATAAATCGTAAAATGCCTGGCTGAGTTACGTCGGTCTGAATGcgagttttaattaaatatataaatatgaaagaTTGTCTtgtgtatttaaaataagtattaataacagtaatgatttttttaattactggtATTACAAttgagtgaaaaataaaatgaaaaaataataattccaacttaaataattaaaagcttGTGTTCAGACCAatcaaaacaaacaaatttttacttgtatttatttattatttttattattcaaaaaatagtttacAAAAACAATTCATCACATATTTTAATCGTATTTtaatcgctttttttttttaaataattaaaaatttattttaaacattcgGTACTTACatcactgtaaataaaaaatataatcaagtatttgtttgtttatcagtaatttaatgaaaaaataaaaatttattagcttATTGCCAagtaaattaacatttattattaaattattatatacatcCGTCATCTAGTCGacgtaatatttttgtttttaatgtttCCGTACTAATCTACTAatcttcaaaattataaattaaataatcgataatcattaattataattattcagtcaataaatttaattgacataaaaaaatcaattgtaaattaaaatgtatcCGTTAatgttactattattaattaataaatatcaaaatgaTGATATTTTTCATTGTCTAATTCATGTTCCTGACTggttcaagaatttaattgcataatgtacttattattattattattattattatttagtttgaGAATACCATGTATTCTAgataattaactaaaataaataacttgattATGTgatttgttgttattatttataaataccaatagaaataattattgattaaatttaaattttattaatttcgcGGGTTCTCCGCTCATTGGTCATCAGGGAAATTTGTATAGAATCAGCTGATGTTGTAGACTATTGTGGGTCAGTCACTACTGGTATcatatgtttataaatttatttttattcagttaTCTACTGTCTAAAATTTACATATGATTTAAGTAGAAGGGTTCATACGTGAGCCGGTGAAacgtatttaatttttattgtatgttatttagattttttttatataaaataaaatttttaaacgagGTAACATATATTTAGAATATGTTTAAGCAAAAACTTAAAGCTCTAGATTATATGTACTGGGATAAGGTTAATGCCAATggtaagttaattttttttttaattcaataatttttaaaataatcctgAGTAACTTTGAcctgtcaaaaaatgacaacatttttttttcactccgtaattgataaaaaaatttggatacTTCTGAGGAGCTCCAACTTACTCTGAGGGGACCAAAGTTACTCGGattaaaagtgataaattttaatttgttattaaaaagaaGTAACTTCAGATACTGAGCACTTCCGGAAATTGGTCAGCTGGTTGGAAGACCAGAAAATAAGACACTACACCATCGAAGATCGAGCTGGCCTGAGAGAAATCGGCAGCTCCAATTGGGACAAAagtttcgataaatttattcaagatgTTGGGTGTCCAGTCACCTCGTCAAATCTTGACAAACTCGAATGGCTGATCGGTCTGGCTGTGAGACTCGAATATGAAGATAattgtatgtaattttttttatttataccttGGCAAGtacacaataattattttaaataatttctagtGAACAAATACCAGAAGGTGACGAAAGAAAAGTCAGCACATGACGCAGTACCCAGTGTTAAATCAACCAACCCATTGGATAACTTGGactgtaagtttttttttatttaaaaattattttgattataatgatactgaagttgacagataattaaaaatctcgGATTTTTTCTTCACcgaatcgaaaaaaaaaatcggcctATCGgatgaccctgcgggccagcccaaACACTTCCCGCTGATTTCGAGCTCGAGAAGCTCGGAAACACTGTTggaaatacattttcaaactcttcgagctcaaaaatactcTCGTATGCCATAGATTtggaaaaaaaccgtttttttagcatttatttcttccacgatatctcgcgaacaaatgaaccgatttttataaatgaagCAGCaatcgacgcggcttataaagtacgacatctgatgaaaactcgattttcgcgaatcggagtgaaaaaattaacttcccgaatttttcgaaaatcatcgaCTTTCTTAGCAGGAAGATGAAAATATCAGATGGACCCGAAGAGTCCGACCCCTCTACATACCCCTCGACATGGTTCTGCCGAGAGTCTAggactattaaattttttttctccggtattttctattattttctattgaaAGAGCCTCAGAAATGATGTCGGATACCAACCagaatttttgtaaatcggaccgaaaccattaactttccaatttttgaaaatttctaattttcttagcgggaagttcaaaaaaaaaaaaaaactataggttcaatttttttgaataatttatcgttttaaaaaagtcCAAAAGTTATCAAacgtcggttaacttcagtatcattaattttaatattcaaaaattttaaataatactttgaatttttttttgtagttgaAAGCAATGAGTTTAAAAACAGAGTCAGCTCGTTAgcaaaattactcaaaattccCCAACATCCAGATCATCGGGTGACACTCCAAGCTTGCAGTAAACACGTAGTGCAGAGATTAAATCCCAACGCATTGAAAAATCCTTCTAGTGTCGTGATAAAGGGAAAGCCGTTCCCAATAATGGAGACGGACATGGGCTTCGACATGGGTGACAAAGTACTAAACAACACAGCAAAGGCTCTCAGTTTGTTGTACATCCAAGATCTTCGAAACCTCCAGACAGGAATAAACGAAGCGATCGTCGCCGTGCAAAATATAACCGCTGATCCTAAGACTGACACCAGGGCCGGAAAAGTTGgcagataaatttattcaagagtATTCCGACTACCCGCATCACTGCTTAGTTAAGTTCTGTTACATCATAATCATTTTCACAAGTCACTAGATTTAAAttgcattcaaatttttgaaataaaaatctctGAAAttctttaagaaaaaaatagacttGTCATTTAAATATCAGTCCTACTATTCAGCGCCGAAGTAAATGAAGTCAGGgatacaaattttaataaaatatatcgataataaatatttattatatttaaaattacagatGATTGAGTAATCGCATGGAATTTCAGACAATTGTACTTGATAACATTtggcaattttaaaaaatacatttaaaagataaaaaaaaatattatgcgAGTGTTGACAAGCGACGagtgaatataaatattttttttaaattgtggagagggtataaattttttttaaatcgtcgCCTTAGTCTAGACcttaatataaattcttttagATGTCAGTACgtggatattaaaaattttcttacaacAAATGGAATAATATAAGAGTAAAATTtgcatataaattcaaaagcttattataaaaattaattgcatcGTTGATAACAAGAAAAGAGATGCAGTtgctgttttaaaataataattttaataaaacttaagTCGTTGTGAAGACACCgtggtatttttaaaattaaaaagaaaaatatataaatcgtTGTaacgatattttaaaataataaataacaattacgCTAGTCTACATAAATTACGATTTCCGGAAGGCACAGTATGGACTTGTTGCTGTCGACGACTGGAATTCTCATCTTGCATTGAAGCCTGGAGAGCTCGGGCCAAAGCTTCGTCTTCGCTCATACTTCCTTGGTAATTACGAAACGTTTGTCCATTAGAATTCTTATTACTGCTCCCAGATCCGGCACTTTGCTGCTTGGCCTTTTTCTTCAGAGCCTCCAGCCGCTTCAGTCTGACAGCCTCCTCATGGCCGATGCAGTTGTGGTCGACTGGATGCCGATGCTTCAGACAGAAGTTCATGCCGCAGTCTTTGCAATCCACGCGAATTATTTCCTTTATTTTGCAGCCCTTGTTTGAGCACTTGTTAACGAATACTTTTTTCTTGGCGTTGCTGAGATCTGACTCGCAGTGATTGTCAATGTGCAGACCCACGGCGATGTCTGGTGTGTCGCCACGTTTTATAGGTATCGGAACGTGGCACAATGGGCATACTGGTACCTGGACGTCTTTTTTGTACGCACTTGGGCACGAATGAGTCAAATATGTTATGTGGTCACTGCAAAATGATTCTTCACATGCATCGCATCTCATGGGTAAAAAATCTAATCGATTGCAGGTTTTTTCTGAACAATGTTTTCCAATATGTGGTagttccattttttttattccaatctattaaaagaaaaatattttaaaaattcattattcattttatttaaaattttatcattaaaaattaatagaaaattcatgtattagaaattaattattaattctattattagaaattaaaaaaaatttttttagtaaaaaattaatacttagttttttaattaaaaattaataataattttttttatgagaaattaattataaattttattatttatgaaaaaaataacttacctCAAATAATGTAATCACAATAACAACTAACGTTGAACTGACACAATGACTGATATACAAatgactttatatatttaatatatatatatcacagtTACACGtaagtataatttaaataaaaaaaattcatgtcatGTCGCGAGTACTCCAATTGAATTCACGAACGTGGTTATCTATGAGCTGTCAAAATACTAAATCTGATTGCAAAATAGAGCGTAAgctcgtaaaatttttaatatgagtAAAAGTAATAAAGGAGTGTGTAATTGTAGCAAAAATGTTTTGTCATGGCGTTGATAGCGTGTCGTATTGCAGCGacatcttttttaatttactgacACGTGGGTTTGACGTCTGACATGTGACAGTTCCCCGACCAACAAAtgatctaataaaataaaaattactccaaaatattaatttttcatatttattgctaacttataatttaaaaaattttagtttgtaTGCGtacagttttaaatttaatgagagaatttttttcgaaatggCGGCAAATTGAAAATACGAGTTGTCCCAAGTACAATGAAgcctgtaaatttaaataaattatttaaactgatggataaaaatttaattaatgtaattattgataaaatttaaaattaccgcCTGCTATAgaaaacataataaattttccaggtgtcctgtcaaattttttcgagtgATGGGAAACGTATAATCCTATTCCAATTAATCCAGTGCCGCTGACAAGTCGACATGATAAACAATCACGGTCGCGATTTGTTATTACTGATGTCTcactcatatttatatttatatatatatatatatatttatttattaataaattactataattttatattgaggttactgcatattttttttgcacaactATTTCAGACAAAGTTGGATTTTAAAGTAAGACAGCAGCGCCATCAGTCAACgctggtaaaataaaattatttgggatatttggatttaaattatttacatttcatATCAATTATCAATACAAAGATACGAttgtgataaaatatttttctataaacaaaaaaaaagttaatgataattaaatttaaatttaaaatctgaatatttatttattttttgtaaaaaaaattatgcaagCGAGCATTGAATTGAATatgtaaagaaataaaatgaatgtataattaaattacagtatactgtaagtaaaataaaaatatttaaaaaatgcgtgaGTGAATGAGATAAAATCATAGTAAACTGGAATGCGTAATTCAAGGTCTGGTGGATGGTATCATCTTAGGACCAGAAATGGAGTGGAGTAAGAGCACAAGTGAATCGGGATTATTTCAATGACGAATAAATTGAGTAGATGATGACCGTCTTACCAATAAAGAGCTAAGAGTTTACCAATTCCTTTTACGATTCCTCTCAATTCGATCTCCGTCACCGCGAATGTTCCACATCCGTTTCGCGGTCCCCACAACAAACGCCTGCGCATCTAGTCATACTCgctatcatcatcatcatcaacatcTTTGTTATCCacacatgaaaaaatataaaaagataaTACGTAATCGTC encodes the following:
- the LOC130676478 gene encoding protein PFC0760c isoform X2; its protein translation is MAFPPLVSSTPPPLDNYRESDDDEFGDYAAGGLDGSSTTSESPRKLLTPIQTPTPSMTASPRINGTGDYSLAVDVLTREDGNDDGGGGGGVLRSRIDEDIITVEKTDDTVSSIKLNIRTCSGSLNNNNNKSDFIKNRDINIDDISRDKSDKNSGYESNICSTNDICNQGNLDKTNLLPINVNGDVVNSNNSSLAESLKTASDRDDSLNNIEATDDHEPLSLILDDPTVDSDSHQDLDNDFYDYDNYNNSLECDSPRPNDNPDSGLNSPKHEIFKNNNVSDKEIVEVTKLKNFESTINSPENNESIKVDDNQGEKVDDFFKDISSDFSSFLIAHGNNKDYVNNFTISDIDHDIEESENNHTDDKIKSSNDFSDFNFYFDKNILSTHSNNNSNSCINNIQDNVIDVDIPPLENHDINVNDDYDDDDEFGDFSDFNNTVVNMENNQNDDKDSIKKNDTDENLEKLNINDSSDNNDCDFKNFIDYQCTDKNQTSELNVLEPKNIISEGISEPSPLPLKITPSYETNNDYDDFSTYEPFKSATTATKIIPSGSQLSPEHNKPTVDTETQEISTVTECKKQDDDDDVHDDDFGDFADFSSGPAAEIQEWTPNVQEPVASNLDDDDFDDFCSNSAIVETHEINIRESISRIDNKNAANKIEDIIANMFPNTPEIPEIDIKSLIEETDDLWQSLKRIEETNALSYQWTNSVSNNVLLGSLGIDSRNILFGPRWNPNIPRFAANLGYAPLEPTRASSEAQQASTSSTNKQQNSTTSDEVPAAQFDWNSSGLVNPLDASNGNNLHEQEENYSKTRSSELIENELMKPVRQSQLSKIIEPLPGPSTVEWKKKQDSFDGVTKKIVNQKPRTNKINQQVPVTGTISKIDVRSESIKIDSAKEYSHRKSGGIKRDNFVEQHTVMDRYGRPMVVQAETVRVLKQLPDLSFLSARTLLFNPEQKQIVQDLGAMINRKMPG
- the LOC130676478 gene encoding protein PFC0760c isoform X1; the encoded protein is MAFPPLVSSTPPPLDNYRESDDDEFGDYAAGGLDGSSTTSESPRKLLTPIQTPTPSMTASPRINGTGDYSLAVDVLTREDGNDDGGGGGGVLRSRIDEDIITVEKTDDTVSSIKLNIRTCSGSLNNNNNKSDFIKNRDINIDDISRDKSDKNSGYESNICSTNDICNQGNLDKTNLLPINVNGDVVNSNNSSLAESLKTASDRDDSLNNIEATDDHEPLSLILDDPTVDSDSHQDLDNDFYDYDNYNNSLECDSPRPNDNPDSGLNSPKHEIFKNNNVSDKEIVEVTKLKNFESTINSPENNESIKVDDNQGEKVDDFFKDISSDFSSFLIAHGNNKDYVNNFTISDIDHDIEESENNHTDDKIKSSNDFSDFNFYFDKNILSTHSNNNSNSCINNIQDNVIDVDIPPLENHDINVNDDYDDDDEFGDFSDFNNTVVNMENNQNDDKDSIKKNDTDENLEKLNINDSSDNNDCDFKNFIDYQCTDKNQTSELNVLEPKNIISEGISEPSPLPLKITPSYETNNDYDDFSTYEPFKSATTATKIIPSGSQLSPEHNKPTVDTETQEISTVTECKKQDDDDDVHDDDFGDFADFSSGPAAEIQEWTPNVQEPVASNLDDDDFDDFCSNSAIVETHEINIRESISRIDNKNAANKIEDIIANMFPNTPEIPEIDIKSLIEETDDLWQSLKRIEETNALSYQWTNSVSNNVLLGSLGIDSRNILFGPRWNPNIPRFAANLGYAPLEPTRASSEAQQASTSSTNKQQNSTTSDEVPAAQFDWNSSGLVNPLDASGGLSSLLSLDLLYPFDPLLTPHYSAHSESYHHHAACNRSSIYFSNGNNLHEQEENYSKTRSSELIENELMKPVRQSQLSKIIEPLPGPSTVEWKKKQDSFDGVTKKIVNQKPRTNKINQQVPVTGTISKIDVRSESIKIDSAKEYSHRKSGGIKRDNFVEQHTVMDRYGRPMVVQAETVRVLKQLPDLSFLSARTLLFNPEQKQIVQDLGAMINRKMPG
- the LOC130676482 gene encoding RNA transcription, translation and transport factor protein isoform X3, translating into MFKQKLKALDYMYWDKVNANDTEHFRKLVSWLEDQKIRHYTIEDRAGLREIGSSNWDKSFDKFIQDVGCPVTSSNLDKLEWLIGLAVRLEYEDNLNKYQKVTKEKSAHDAVPSVKSTNPLDNLDFESNEFKNRVSSLAKLLKIPQHPDHRVTLQACSKHVVQRLNPNALKNPSSVVIKGKPFPIMETDMGFDMGDKVLNNTAKALSLLYIQDLRNLQTGINEAIVAVQNITADPKTDTRAGKVGR
- the LOC130676482 gene encoding RNA transcription, translation and transport factor protein isoform X1 — encoded protein: MFKQKLKALDYMYWDKVNANEVTSDTEHFRKLVSWLEDQKIRHYTIEDRAGLREIGSSNWDKSFDKFIQDVGCPVTSSNLDKLEWLIGLAVRLEYEDNLNKYQKVTKEKSAHDAVPSVKSTNPLDNLDFESNEFKNRVSSLAKLLKIPQHPDHRVTLQACSKHVVQRLNPNALKNPSSVVIKGKPFPIMETDMGFDMGDKVLNNTAKALSLLYIQDLRNLQTGINEAIVAVQNITADPKTDTRAGKVGR
- the LOC130676482 gene encoding RNA transcription, translation and transport factor protein isoform X2; amino-acid sequence: MFKQKLKALDYMYWDKVNANVTSDTEHFRKLVSWLEDQKIRHYTIEDRAGLREIGSSNWDKSFDKFIQDVGCPVTSSNLDKLEWLIGLAVRLEYEDNLNKYQKVTKEKSAHDAVPSVKSTNPLDNLDFESNEFKNRVSSLAKLLKIPQHPDHRVTLQACSKHVVQRLNPNALKNPSSVVIKGKPFPIMETDMGFDMGDKVLNNTAKALSLLYIQDLRNLQTGINEAIVAVQNITADPKTDTRAGKVGR
- the LOC130676484 gene encoding AN1-type zinc finger protein 2A-like; this translates as MELPHIGKHCSEKTCNRLDFLPMRCDACEESFCSDHITYLTHSCPSAYKKDVQVPVCPLCHVPIPIKRGDTPDIAVGLHIDNHCESDLSNAKKKVFVNKCSNKGCKIKEIIRVDCKDCGMNFCLKHRHPVDHNCIGHEEAVRLKRLEALKKKAKQQSAGSGSSNKNSNGQTFRNYQGSMSEDEALARALQASMQDENSSRRQQQVHTVPSGNRNLCRLA